The following coding sequences lie in one Delphinus delphis chromosome 9, mDelDel1.2, whole genome shotgun sequence genomic window:
- the TMEM209 gene encoding transmembrane protein 209 — translation MQGEPNPSASLIDRTIKMRKETEARKVVLAWGLLNVSMAGMIYTEMTGRMCSLYYNVRYWPLWYIELALGFLFSLNALFDFWRYFKYTVAPTSLVVSPGQQTLLGLKTAVVQTTPPRDLAAPQIPPSPPSPSIQGQSVLSYSPSRSPSTSPKFTTSCITGYSPQLQGLSSGGSGSYSPGVTYSPISGYNKLASYSPSPSSPYPTTVGPVENSGLRSRYRSSPTVYNSPTDKEDYMTDLRTLDTFLRSEEEKQHRVKLGSPDSTSPSTSPTFWNHSRFMGDYAQTLKKFQYQLACRSQAPCANKDEADLSSKQAAEEVWARVTMNRQLLDHMDSWTAKFRNWINETILVPLVQEIESVSTQMRRMGCPELQIGEASITSLKQAALVKAPLIPTLNTIVQYLDLTPNQEYLFERIKELSQGGCMSSFRWNRGGDFKGRKWDTDLPTDSAIIMHVFCTYLDSRLPPHPKYPDGKTFTSQHFVQTPNKPDVTNENVFCIYQSAINPPHYELIYQRHFYSLPKGRNNMFHTLLMFLYIIKTKESGMLGRVNLGLSGVNILWIFGE, via the exons ATGCAAGGGGAGCCAAACCCTAGTGCTTCCCTTATTGACAGAACCATCaagatgagaaaagaaacagaagctagGAAAGTGGTTTTAGCCTGGGGACTCCTAAATGTATCTATGGCTGGAATGATATATACTGAAAT gactGGAAGAATGTGTAGTTTATATTATAATGTGAGATACTGGCCCCTCTGGTATATAG AGCTTGCCCTTGGATTTCTCTTCAGCCTAAACGCTTTATTTGATTTTTGGAGATATTTCAAGTACACTGTGGCACCAACAAGTCTGGTTGTTAGCCCTGGACAGCAAACACTTTTAGGGTTGAAAACAGCTG TTGTACAGACTACTCCTCCACGTGATCTGGCAGCACCCCAaatccctccctctccaccttcTCCTTCAATTCAGGGTCAGAGTGTATTAAGTTATAGCCCATCTCGCTCACCCAGTACCAGCCCCAAGTTCACCACCAGCTGTATAACTGGATACAGCCCTCAGCTACAAGGTCTGTCATCAGGTGGCAGTGGTTCTTATAGCCCTGGAGTGACCTACTCACCCATCAGTGGTTATAACAAG tTGGCCAGCTATAGTCCCTCTCCATCTTCTCCATACCCTACCACTGTTGGACCAGTGGAGAACAGTGGATTGAGATCTCGCTACCGTTCTTCACCCACCGTCTACAACTCCCCTACTGACAAAGAAGACTACATGACAGACCTACGAACCTTGGATACTTTTCTTAGAAGTGAAGAAGAGAAACAGCATAGAGTTAAgctgg GAAGCCCAGATTCTACTTCGCCTTCCACCAGTCCTACTTTCTGGAACCACAGTCGTTTTATGGGGGATTATGCACAAACTTTAAAGAAGTTTCAGTATCAGCTTGCCTGTAGGTCTCAGGCCCCATGTGCTAACAAAGATGAAGCTGATCTCAGTTCTAAACAAGCTGCAGAGGag gtCTGGGCAAGAGTGACTATGAATAGACAACTTCTTGATCATATGGATTCATGGACAGCCAAGTTCAGAAAT TGGATCAATGAGACAATATTAGTGCCACTTGTACAAGAGATTGAGTCTGTCAGCACACAAATGAGGCGAATGGGTTGTCCAGAGCTGCAAATAGGAG AGGCTAGTATTACTAGCTTGAAGCAGGCTGCTCTGGTCAAAGCTCCACTCATTCCAACTCTAAATACAATCGTGCAGTATCTAGACCTCACGCCAAATCAGGAATACTTGTTTGAAAGGATCAAAG AACTTTCCCAAGGAGGCTGTATGAGCTCATTTCGATGGAATAGAGGTGGAGACTTCAAAGGCCGCAAGTGGGATACAGACCTGCCCACTGATTCTGCT ATCATCATGCATGTGTTTTGCACCTACCTTGATTCCAGACTACCTCCACATCCTAAATACCCTGATGGAAAAACATTTACTTCTCAGCACTTTGTTCAGACACCAAATAAACCAG ACGTGACAAATGAGAATGTTTTTTGCATTTATCAGAGTGCTATCAACCCTCCCCATTATGAGCTAATCTACCAGCGTCATTTCTACAGTCTTCCAAAG GGCCGAAATAATATGTTTCATACATTATTAATGTTCCTCTACATCATAAAGACCAAAGAGTCAGGAATGCTTGG gaGAGTTAATCTTGGTCTATCCGGTGTGAATATTTTGTGGATTTTTGGCGAGTAG
- the SSMEM1 gene encoding serine-rich single-pass membrane protein 1, with the protein MGDLFSLFWEVDPPPIPTSFAIPNQDYECQKGDSCETIGNFLLWYFVILLVFSQPLYWFFSRASFWMSEKKKNEDNGTSSSLSKASKDTSYKRQNKDGARDSLQMMTKPKQNQLPLVTDSEVALVNAYLEQRRARHHSEFSRVNQTQPDSDTTECESEVSNSGASSWKESESEHHQSPASIKKRKIAQRQRNMGGCQIRERPCLHCKAMRTNEWLTRHFLQNASVTTPMQGDIQE; encoded by the exons ATGGGagaccttttttctttattttgggagGTGGATCCTCCCCCCATACCTACAAGTTTTGCCATTCCAAATCAAGATTATGAATGCCAGAAGGGTGACTCTTGTGAGACAATAGGGAACTTCCTGCTTtggtattttgtcattttattggtCTTCTCCCAACCATTATATTGGTTCTTCTCTCGGGCTTCTTTCTGG atgtctgagaagaaaaagaatgaagacaatGGGACAAGCAGTTCGCTAAGTAAAG CAAGCAAAGATACTTCCTATAAGCGGCAAAACAAAGATGGTGCCAGGGATTCTTTGCAAATGAtgacaaaaccaaaacagaaccaACTTCCTCTTGTAACTGACTCAGAAGTGGCTTTGGTCAATGCATATCTTGAACAAAGACGAGCGAGGCACCATTCTGAATTCAGCCGGGTGAATCAGACACAACCTGACAGTGATACTACTGAGTGTGAGAGTGAAGTATCTAACTCGGGAGCCTCCTCTTGGAAGGAGAGTGAAAGTGAACACCACCAATCACCAGCCAgtattaagaagagaaaaatagctcAGAGGCAAAGGAATATGGGAGGTTGCCAAATCAGGGAAAGGCCCTGCCTCCACTGCAAAGCCATGAGAACCAATGAATGGCTGACCCGCCATTTCCTTCAAAACGCTTCGGTAACAACCCCAATGCAGGGAGATATTCAAGAATGA